One Elusimicrobiaceae bacterium genomic window, GTAGCCTCGCGCACGGCCTTGATATCGTCGAACACCAGCGCGTCGTTGCCGGACTTGAGCGCGCCCACGTTTATCACCATGTCAATTTCGTCCGCGCCGTTGGCGATTGCGTCGCGCGCCTCCAGGGCTTTCACGGTCGGCGTGGTGGAGCCGAGCGGGAACCCTATCACCGTGCAGACCTTCACACCCGAGTCTTTAAGCACGCTCGCCGCCAGGCTGACATACGCGGGATTGACGCAAACGGACGCGAATTTGTATTTCGCCGCGTCGGCGCACAGTTTGCCGACCTCCTCCTGCGTGGCGTTGGCCTTCAGCAGCGTATGGTCTATCATGCCCGCCACGGCGGCGCATTCCGCGCCGGGATTGCACACGCTTACCCGGTCCGCGCCGGACAGCTTAAGCTGCTCGGCCGACATATGGCTCATCGGGTTGCAGTTCTGGCAGTTTTTGGTGCCGCACACGCCGTTGCAGGCGGGCCCGGCCGCGGCAGCCTGTGTCCCGGCCGCGTTGCGCCAGTTGGTGAGCGGAGAGGAAAATATCTTGCCCGCGGTCCCCACGGTAACCCCGCGCGCCGCGCCCGCCGAAGCCGCGCCGCGTTCCGCCATTTTCTTCACAATGCCGTTCACAATCCCGCTGATTTCTTCGTCACGCATATTTTATCACCTCGCCGTTAAAACTCACGCTGTCAACCACTCCGCAAACCACTGTCCGCACGGGCATCCTGGCGTCGCCCGTCATAACCCGCGCCGAACCGCCTTC contains:
- the deoC gene encoding deoxyribose-phosphate aldolase; translated protein: MRDEEISGIVNGIVKKMAERGAASAGAARGVTVGTAGKIFSSPLTNWRNAAGTQAAAAGPACNGVCGTKNCQNCNPMSHMSAEQLKLSGADRVSVCNPGAECAAVAGMIDHTLLKANATQEEVGKLCADAAKYKFASVCVNPAYVSLAASVLKDSGVKVCTVIGFPLGSTTPTVKALEARDAIANGADEIDMVINVGALKSGNDALVFDDIKAVREAT